Genomic window (Magnetococcus sp. PR-3):
AGCTGTAGAGGCGGTAAATACCGTTTTGGCTGAGGCCATTCTGGGTATGGAAGTTGCCGATCAAAAAGGTATTGATACTGCGATGATCGCAGTAGATGGTACTGAGAATAAGAGCAAGCTTGGTGCAAATGCCATTTTGGGTGTCTCTATGGCGGTAGCCAAAGCGGCTGCGGATGAGTGTGATCTGCCACTTTACCGTTATCTGGGAGGGACCAATACATCCCTGTTACCTCTACCGATGATGAACATCATCAATGGTGGCGCCCATGCTGACAACAATGTGGATATTCAGGAATTCATGGTCATGCCCGTTTCGGCCAGCTCCTGTACCGAAGCCATCCGTATGGGGGCTGAGATCTTTCATAGCCTGAAAAAAGTGCTTAAGGGTAAAGGCTTGAACACCGCTGTGGGTGATGAGGGTGGTTTTGCCCCTGACTTGGGTTCCAATGAAGAAGCTTTGAAAGTCATTATGGAAGCCATTGAGGCTGCAGGTTTCAAGGCGGGTGAAGATATTCAACTGGCTTTGGATTGTGCCTCTTCTGAGTTCTACAATAAAGAGACTGGTAACTACGATCTGACCGGTGAAGGTCGTGTTTTAACTAAAGAGCAGCTGGTGAGCTTCTACGAAGAGCTGGTCTCCAAGTACCCCATTATCTCCATTGAAGATGGATTTGATGAGAGTGACTGGGACGGTTGGAAGTTGATGACCGATGCACTGGGTAGCAAGATTCAGTTGGTTGGTGATGACCTGTTTGTAACCAACTCAAAAATCTTGGCAGAGGGCATTGAGAAGAGTATTGGTAACTCCATTCTGGTTAAGGTTAACCAAATTGGTACCCTAACTGAGACCTTTGAAGCTGTTGAGATGGCTCAGCGTGCTGGTTATACCGCTGTGATCTCTCATCGTTCCGGTGAAACCGAAGATGCCACCATTGCGGATATCTCGGTTGCGCTCAATGCTGGTCAGATCAAAACAGGCTCTATGAGCCGTTCAGACCGTATTGCCAAATACAATCAGCTGATCCGTATTGAGGAAGAGCTGGGTGATATGGCCCGTTTTGAAGGGATGAAAGTGTTCTACAACCTACGCTAATGTGGGTAGTGGAAATTAAAAAGCAGGGTATTACCCGGCTAAGAAATGAAAAAAGGGTCCCTATTGGGACCCTTTTTTTGTGTAAAACTGGTTGTCATTGGAAAAGGTGTTACAAAAAAAGTTTGTTACAGTTCTGTTGATGGATGGCATAGATGGTGTGTATGAAGAATCGTAACCTGTTGGTATCAATATGTCTTAAAACAGATTTACTGAACTTTCTGCAAAACTAAGCAAAGCTTTAAAATATAGGCACCTTCTAATAATGAAGAGAATGTTAAAATTTATATTGAAGCGGCAAATTGATATTGTTACGGTGAACTATAAATTGTTTTACAAATTTTACAATTGAAGTACCTAAAGAAACAAAACGTCCGTGTTGGCTCTTGTTCGTTGGGGGAAGCCAGTAGGTCGTTTTGACTCAATGTCTGTTGGGGAATAGATCTTGGGGTTAGGGCGTCAGCCCGTCACCAGTGTAGAAAGGGTTGGAGGGAAAATTATCATGCTAAATCACTATACCACTGCTGTAGATTCGACGGATGAGCGTATTCCACCGGATCAGATGGTAAAAATTGGGGTGGTGGCTAAACGGTTGGGGGTTTCCATCCGTACCATCCATATGTATGAGCGCGAAGGGCTTTTTATTGCCTATAAAAATAATGCAGGGACACGTTATTTTACGGAGCGGGATGTTGAATGGTTAATTGAAATTCGCAAGCTTATTAAATCCGGTATCAGTATTGCGGGGATCCGCCGGTTGATGTCGCTGATCCCTTGTTGGGAGAGCAAAAAATGCTCGTTCCATAACAAGCATAACTGTCCGGTGATTGAAGACAATCAACTGCCATGCTGGGCCAACAAAGATAATCTTTGTGATCACTCGGGGCAGGAGTGCCGTGATTGTGAAGTGTATGAAATGCGTTTCTGCATCAGTAAACTTAAAAATTATATCGATATCCGCTTTAAAGAGGACTCCGCAGCAGAGCTGATCAAGGGTGGTCTTCCACAGTAGGGGCTATGAGTGTGGATAGAAAAAAGCACGTGAGCCTTCAAGGTTCGCGTGCTTTTTTTTTGTCGCTACAGGTCGGGCTCCATACAACTTAATTGATGTAGGGGTTGAGTTTGGTAGGGATGATATGCGGGGTTGGTGTGCATTAAATATGGGGAAAAGCTGTGTGGGAAGACGGTTTCCCTTAAGCTACTCTAGGCTCTTTAGGTCCCTTATTTGATGGCATATGAATGGTGCGTCAGTAATAAAGAAGGTGCTGAAGCGCCAGCTGGGTGGGTGAGTGTGGGTCTGGCTGTTTCAGAAGGCCGGTACATTAAATAATTTTTTAAATGCATCATAAAAAAGAAGATGATCGAAAAAAAGCCTGTAAAGGCAAAGAGTAGTGACAGGGAAGGGTAAGGGCAACCGTGGGGGCGGATGGTTCTTCCTTGGAAAATAGTAGATTAACAGCATATTCTAATGATTTAGGATTCATGATGAAATGGCTTAAAGCCGTTTTCTGTCTATCTCAAACCGTGTACACTGCATGCGGTTTGGCTCATTCCACCATAAACAAAATGTATGGGTGATTATGTCTGATTGGCATGAACCATCGCTAGAAGATAAAGCGGAACCTCCAAAGCCCGCTGTTTCAGAATCTGAAACACAGCTGCGACGTGTGTTGAGTGCGATGGAGGAGAGTCGCTTTGCTGAACGGACTATGCTGGAGAGCTTGGTCAAAGAGGGCATGACAGAGCAGAAAAAGCAGAGACGAGGGAAAAACCTCTTTCGGCTTTTTATTGCGCTATACCTAATCGCGACCATGGTTCTGCTGAATGCAGATGGGTTTGAAGAGAGTAGCGCATCGTTAGGGGATGAACCTCATGTGGCAGTGGTTACCCTGGCTGGGGCGATCATGCCAGAGTCAGAGGTCGATGCTGAAACCGTGATGAAAACCCTGCGGGAAGCCTTTGAGGATAAAAATACCAAGGCTGTCATTCTTCGCATCAACAGCCCAGGTGGTAGCCCTGTGCAGGCTGGTATGATCTTTGATGAGATCAAACGGCTTCGTGCCAAGTATAAAGAGATTAAACTCTATGCTGCTCTGGAGGATCTGTGTGCCTCGGGTGGTTACTATGTGGCAGCAGCTGCCGATGAGATTTATGCCGATAAAGCGACCCTTGTCGGGTCTATCGGGGTCATCATGAAAGGCTTTGGCCTGGAAAAGTTGGCTGAGAATGTTGGCTTGGAAAATCGAACATTGACAGCCGGTAGCCATAAGGCCTTTTTGGACCCCCTAGCACCGGTGGATGATCAAGAGAAAGCCCACGCCCAAGGGCTGCTTAACCAAATTCATAAGCAGTTTATTCAGGTGGTTAAGAAAGGGCGAGGTGATCGCTTAAAAGCTGATGATCAGGCGCTGTTCAACGGT
Coding sequences:
- the eno gene encoding phosphopyruvate hydratase, whose protein sequence is MSSIVEIHGREVIDSRGNPTVEVDVYTEDGGFGRAAVPSGASTGSREAVELRDGDKSRYLGKGVLKAVEAVNTVLAEAILGMEVADQKGIDTAMIAVDGTENKSKLGANAILGVSMAVAKAAADECDLPLYRYLGGTNTSLLPLPMMNIINGGAHADNNVDIQEFMVMPVSASSCTEAIRMGAEIFHSLKKVLKGKGLNTAVGDEGGFAPDLGSNEEALKVIMEAIEAAGFKAGEDIQLALDCASSEFYNKETGNYDLTGEGRVLTKEQLVSFYEELVSKYPIISIEDGFDESDWDGWKLMTDALGSKIQLVGDDLFVTNSKILAEGIEKSIGNSILVKVNQIGTLTETFEAVEMAQRAGYTAVISHRSGETEDATIADISVALNAGQIKTGSMSRSDRIAKYNQLIRIEEELGDMARFEGMKVFYNLR
- a CDS encoding MerR family transcriptional regulator is translated as MLNHYTTAVDSTDERIPPDQMVKIGVVAKRLGVSIRTIHMYEREGLFIAYKNNAGTRYFTERDVEWLIEIRKLIKSGISIAGIRRLMSLIPCWESKKCSFHNKHNCPVIEDNQLPCWANKDNLCDHSGQECRDCEVYEMRFCISKLKNYIDIRFKEDSAAELIKGGLPQ
- the sppA gene encoding signal peptide peptidase SppA, with protein sequence MSDWHEPSLEDKAEPPKPAVSESETQLRRVLSAMEESRFAERTMLESLVKEGMTEQKKQRRGKNLFRLFIALYLIATMVLLNADGFEESSASLGDEPHVAVVTLAGAIMPESEVDAETVMKTLREAFEDKNTKAVILRINSPGGSPVQAGMIFDEIKRLRAKYKEIKLYAALEDLCASGGYYVAAAADEIYADKATLVGSIGVIMKGFGLEKLAENVGLENRTLTAGSHKAFLDPLAPVDDQEKAHAQGLLNQIHKQFIQVVKKGRGDRLKADDQALFNGLIWTGEEALELGLVDGLGSVEWLAREKIKITDLMEFERDQDWSDRFFKELSSGTASMLMQVQQRAPYMGM